In the Streptomyces fradiae ATCC 10745 = DSM 40063 genome, one interval contains:
- a CDS encoding universal stress protein, with protein sequence MYQDVTNGPVIAGVDGSPEAGDAVLWAAGEAYRRKQPLHLVHATGTEGRATDRAAEEARAAGHELLARTAEGVAGRFPDVTVVRRLAPGDPVHALHDEAGTAGTVVVGHRGLGGFAELLLGSVGLGVASRTRVPVVVVRGARDHAATGVVVACVRDERDHPWARYAAREAALRHATLRLLNVWNPLSHTGTALTMLDDIDGIAQQRVREMHALADGLRAEFAGLTVTIEVEGGRSTAGLLVQASREADLLAVGAHHPPLGIGRSVGHVVHALLHHAHCPVVIVPRGTDDGHGGHARHGRHEGHGEPGEPGGAAEGGPGPAGP encoded by the coding sequence ATGTACCAGGACGTGACCAACGGGCCGGTCATCGCCGGCGTCGACGGCTCCCCCGAGGCCGGGGACGCCGTCCTGTGGGCGGCCGGCGAGGCGTACCGCCGCAAGCAGCCGCTCCACCTCGTGCACGCCACCGGTACCGAGGGCCGGGCCACCGACCGGGCGGCCGAGGAGGCCAGGGCGGCGGGGCACGAGCTGCTCGCCCGGACCGCCGAGGGGGTCGCCGGGCGGTTCCCCGACGTCACCGTCGTACGCCGCCTCGCCCCCGGCGACCCGGTGCACGCGCTGCACGACGAGGCGGGCACCGCCGGCACCGTCGTCGTGGGCCACCGCGGCCTCGGCGGCTTCGCGGAACTGCTGCTCGGCTCCGTCGGCCTGGGTGTCGCCTCCCGCACCCGTGTGCCGGTCGTGGTGGTGCGCGGCGCGCGCGACCACGCGGCCACCGGGGTCGTCGTCGCCTGCGTACGCGACGAGCGCGACCACCCGTGGGCGCGGTACGCGGCCCGCGAGGCGGCGCTGCGCCACGCCACACTGCGCCTCCTCAACGTCTGGAACCCGCTCTCCCACACCGGGACGGCGCTGACCATGCTCGACGACATCGACGGCATCGCCCAGCAGAGGGTCCGCGAGATGCACGCCCTCGCCGACGGGCTGCGCGCCGAGTTCGCGGGGCTGACCGTCACCATCGAGGTGGAGGGCGGCCGTTCCACCGCCGGGCTGCTGGTGCAGGCGTCGCGGGAGGCGGACCTGCTCGCCGTCGGCGCGCACCACCCCCCGCTCGGCATCGGCCGGAGCGTCGGGCACGTCGTCCACGCCCTGCTGCACCACGCGCACTGCCCCGTCGTGATCGTCCCGCGCGGGACGGACGACGGGCACGGCGGGCACGCACGGCATGGCCGGCATGAAGGGCATGGCGAGCCCGGCGAGCCCGGCGGGGCCGCCGAGGGCGGACCCGGTCCCGCCGGTCCCTGA
- a CDS encoding helix-turn-helix domain-containing protein — protein sequence MPGPEHHRADIGRRVAARREELGLSREDVALRAGSAPGYIAYLEEQAAVPSMGFLLRLAEALDTTVAALTGGDAELPPGIGRAAYRPELVELDPDECWRMLGTHGVGRVAVTGHEGPAILPVNYVVAGGEVAFRTSSGSLPGRVAGGDAAFEADHIDEAFSRGWSVLLVGPARAVTEPGAVRALEERAFSAPWAGGERDLWIAVAPARVTGRRIVVRGAPRTAADGPPGT from the coding sequence ATGCCCGGACCCGAGCACCACAGGGCCGACATCGGCCGCCGCGTCGCCGCCCGCCGAGAAGAGCTGGGGCTGTCCCGCGAGGACGTCGCCCTGCGGGCGGGATCGGCGCCCGGCTACATCGCGTACCTGGAGGAGCAGGCCGCCGTCCCCAGCATGGGCTTCCTGCTGCGGCTCGCCGAGGCGCTGGACACCACCGTCGCCGCCCTCACCGGGGGAGACGCCGAGCTGCCGCCCGGCATCGGCCGCGCCGCGTACCGCCCCGAGCTGGTGGAGCTGGACCCCGACGAGTGCTGGCGGATGCTGGGCACCCACGGCGTGGGCCGCGTCGCGGTCACCGGCCACGAAGGGCCCGCCATCCTGCCGGTCAACTACGTCGTCGCGGGGGGCGAGGTCGCCTTCCGCACGTCGTCCGGTTCGCTGCCCGGCAGGGTCGCGGGCGGTGACGCCGCCTTCGAGGCGGACCACATCGACGAGGCGTTCAGCCGGGGCTGGAGCGTCCTGCTCGTGGGCCCCGCCCGCGCCGTCACCGAGCCCGGCGCCGTGCGCGCCCTGGAGGAGCGGGCGTTCAGCGCCCCGTGGGCGGGAGGCGAACGGGACCTGTGGATCGCGGTCGCACCGGCCCGTGTCACGGGCCGCCGCATCGTGGTCCGCGGCGCCCCCCGGACGGCGGCCGACGGCCCGCCCGGCACCTGA
- a CDS encoding Crp/Fnr family transcriptional regulator gives MTRAPRINALPAPHRERLLAMSTDVSFETGHRLFDEHLPADRFWVIRTGAVNLDARVPGSTRPAVIEMLGHGELVGLSWMFPPYEWELGAEALSLVRAHEFDAAAVRALCEAEPAFGYALTQWVGQVLSHRLQATRVRLLDMYAPHGSGVL, from the coding sequence ATGACCAGAGCGCCGAGGATCAACGCACTGCCGGCTCCGCACCGCGAGCGGCTGCTGGCCATGTCCACGGACGTGTCCTTCGAGACCGGGCACCGGCTGTTCGACGAGCACCTTCCGGCGGACCGGTTCTGGGTCATCAGGACCGGCGCGGTCAACCTGGACGCGCGGGTGCCGGGCAGCACCCGCCCGGCCGTGATCGAGATGCTCGGCCACGGCGAGCTGGTCGGGCTCTCGTGGATGTTCCCGCCGTACGAGTGGGAGCTGGGGGCGGAGGCGCTGAGCCTGGTGCGCGCCCACGAGTTCGACGCGGCGGCGGTGCGGGCCCTGTGCGAGGCGGAGCCGGCGTTCGGCTACGCGCTGACGCAGTGGGTGGGACAGGTGCTCTCGCACCGGCTGCAGGCGACGCGGGTGCGGCTGCTGGACATGTACGCCCCGCACGGCAGCGGCGTGCTCTGA
- a CDS encoding CBS domain-containing protein, with translation MRHRSVADLMTPEAVAVQPGTSFKEIARLLDEYGITAVPVVDAQERPVGVVSEADLLRRHTLGGQGPGTAEGLMTSPAVVARPEWSAVEAARVMEHEHIKRLPVVDASGRLIGVLSRSDLIQLFLRRDRAIQEEILEDVVTRTLALPPSAVTVDVSDGTVTLSGTLERRSLVPILVRLCETVDGVVAVDDRLAYETDDTGALTN, from the coding sequence ATGAGGCACCGCAGCGTGGCCGATCTGATGACGCCGGAGGCCGTGGCCGTGCAGCCGGGCACGTCCTTCAAGGAGATCGCGCGGCTGCTGGACGAGTACGGCATCACGGCCGTCCCCGTGGTGGACGCGCAGGAGCGGCCGGTCGGCGTGGTGTCGGAGGCGGACCTGCTGCGCCGGCACACCCTCGGGGGGCAGGGGCCCGGTACGGCCGAGGGGCTGATGACGAGTCCGGCCGTGGTGGCACGGCCGGAGTGGAGCGCGGTCGAGGCGGCGCGGGTGATGGAGCACGAGCACATCAAGCGGCTGCCGGTGGTGGACGCGTCGGGGCGGCTGATCGGGGTGCTCAGCCGCAGCGACCTGATCCAGCTCTTCCTGCGGCGCGACCGGGCGATCCAGGAGGAGATCCTGGAGGACGTGGTGACCCGCACGCTGGCGCTGCCGCCGTCGGCCGTCACGGTGGACGTCAGCGACGGGACGGTGACGCTCAGCGGCACGCTGGAGCGCCGGAGCCTGGTCCCGATCCTGGTGCGGCTGTGCGAGACGGTCGACGGCGTCGTCGCCGTGGACGACCGGCTCGCCTACGAGACCGACGACACCGGCGCCCTGACGAACTGA
- a CDS encoding DUF1876 domain-containing protein: MTRTLEWKINMDLQEDEDTTQAHAVLDTGKSRITGHGTARRNPEDEDVPLIGDELAASRAMSDLARQLMRLAYRDIGEAGAGMAAEEERQGPYGWSPPDR; encoded by the coding sequence ATGACCCGGACGCTGGAGTGGAAGATCAACATGGATCTGCAGGAGGACGAGGACACCACGCAGGCGCACGCCGTCCTCGACACCGGCAAGTCGCGGATCACGGGCCACGGCACCGCCCGGCGCAACCCCGAGGACGAGGACGTCCCCCTGATCGGGGACGAACTCGCCGCGAGCCGCGCGATGAGCGACCTCGCCCGGCAGCTGATGCGCCTGGCGTACCGGGACATCGGCGAGGCGGGCGCCGGGATGGCCGCCGAGGAGGAGCGGCAGGGCCCGTACGGCTGGTCGCCCCCGGACCGCTGA
- a CDS encoding universal stress protein — protein sequence MTRAITAGVDGSPESLTAASWAAREAALRGLPLRLVHAWLWQPLDVPLVQDREAEARRAQSVLDEAEAEVRRLHPDVLVTTGILSDTPVPALLEAAEQAEMLVIGSRGHGAILGFLLGSYGQQVIAASKRPVVSVRARDEEEPGPAGAEAGEIVVGQQGGREESEAVLGFAFEEAAARGVGVRAVRAWSLPPLYAYSPGSLALADEAGGLEPFERKALADALAPWRERYPDVPVKEHVELGSGGQVLLSVATGAGLVVVGRRVRHAPFGPRIGSVAHAVLHHSPSPVAVVPHE from the coding sequence ATGACCCGAGCGATCACGGCGGGAGTGGACGGTTCCCCCGAGAGCCTCACCGCCGCCTCCTGGGCGGCGCGCGAGGCGGCGCTGCGCGGACTGCCCCTGCGGCTGGTGCACGCCTGGCTCTGGCAGCCCCTCGACGTGCCGCTCGTGCAGGACCGCGAGGCCGAGGCGCGCCGCGCGCAGTCCGTGCTGGACGAGGCGGAGGCGGAGGTGCGCCGCCTGCACCCGGACGTCCTGGTGACCACGGGCATCCTGTCCGACACTCCGGTGCCCGCGCTGCTGGAGGCCGCGGAGCAGGCGGAGATGCTGGTGATCGGCTCACGCGGGCACGGGGCGATCCTCGGGTTCCTGCTCGGCTCGTACGGGCAGCAGGTCATCGCCGCGTCGAAGCGGCCGGTCGTGTCGGTGCGCGCCCGGGACGAGGAGGAGCCCGGCCCGGCGGGCGCGGAGGCGGGCGAGATCGTCGTGGGCCAGCAGGGCGGGCGCGAGGAGAGCGAGGCGGTGCTCGGGTTCGCGTTCGAGGAGGCGGCGGCCCGCGGTGTGGGGGTGCGGGCGGTACGGGCCTGGAGCCTGCCGCCGCTGTACGCGTACTCCCCCGGTTCGCTGGCGCTGGCCGACGAGGCGGGCGGCCTGGAGCCGTTCGAGCGCAAGGCGCTGGCCGACGCGCTCGCCCCGTGGCGGGAGCGGTACCCGGACGTGCCGGTGAAGGAGCACGTCGAGCTGGGCAGCGGCGGGCAGGTGCTGCTGTCGGTGGCGACGGGCGCGGGACTGGTCGTGGTGGGCCGCCGCGTGCGGCACGCCCCGTTCGGACCCCGCATCGGCTCGGTGGCGCACGCGGTGCTGCACCACTCGCCGTCCCCGGTGGCGGTCGTCCCGCACGAGTGA
- a CDS encoding PEP/pyruvate-binding domain-containing protein, translating into MVRYVYDFAEGGRDQAALLGGKGADLAGMARLGLPVPAGFTVSTEACRVYAATGAPPPELAGELAEHLARLERAAGRRLGQVDDPLLLSVRSGPPLPVPDAPETVLDVGLNDYAVLGLAKTPAGERFAWDSYRRLVERFGTAVLGLGPEVFRTVRHRVGEQHRVADERLDACDLIRVVETYKDLVEERTGEAFPQDPAEQLRRAVGAAFASWNSGAAREARRRAGVPDGLGTAVTVQTMVLGNQGAGSGSGVALVPAGDAGAAGEAEAVAGAYLPDAQGEDLFTGARKPLPPAELARTAPAAYAELRTHLRRLAGHLGGVRAVEFTVERGRLWFLGTRRELPPGLHP; encoded by the coding sequence ATGGTCCGCTACGTGTACGACTTCGCCGAGGGCGGCCGGGATCAGGCCGCCCTGCTCGGCGGCAAGGGGGCCGACCTCGCGGGGATGGCGCGGCTCGGGCTGCCCGTCCCGGCCGGGTTCACCGTCTCCACGGAGGCGTGCCGCGTGTACGCCGCGACGGGCGCCCCGCCGCCGGAGCTGGCCGGTGAGCTGGCGGAGCACCTGGCCCGGCTGGAGCGGGCGGCGGGGCGGCGGCTGGGGCAGGTCGACGACCCGCTGCTGCTGTCGGTGCGGTCGGGACCGCCGCTGCCGGTGCCGGATGCCCCGGAGACCGTCCTGGACGTGGGGCTGAACGACTACGCCGTCCTCGGGCTGGCGAAGACGCCCGCGGGCGAGCGGTTCGCGTGGGACTCGTACCGGCGCCTGGTCGAGCGGTTCGGCACCGCCGTGCTGGGGCTGGGTCCGGAGGTGTTCCGCACGGTGCGGCACCGGGTCGGAGAGCAGCACCGCGTGGCCGACGAGCGGCTGGACGCCTGCGACCTGATCCGGGTCGTGGAGACGTACAAGGACCTCGTGGAGGAGCGGACCGGCGAGGCGTTCCCGCAGGACCCGGCGGAGCAGCTGCGCCGGGCGGTGGGCGCCGCCTTCGCGTCGTGGAACTCCGGGGCGGCGCGGGAGGCGCGCCGCCGTGCCGGTGTGCCGGACGGCCTGGGCACGGCGGTGACGGTCCAGACGATGGTGCTCGGCAACCAGGGGGCCGGCTCCGGCAGCGGCGTCGCCCTCGTACCGGCGGGCGACGCCGGGGCGGCCGGCGAGGCGGAGGCGGTGGCGGGGGCGTATCTGCCGGACGCGCAGGGCGAGGACCTCTTCACGGGGGCCCGGAAGCCGCTGCCGCCCGCCGAACTGGCGCGGACCGCCCCGGCGGCGTACGCCGAACTCCGCACGCACCTGCGGCGGTTGGCCGGGCACCTCGGGGGCGTGCGCGCCGTGGAGTTCACCGTGGAGCGCGGAAGGCTGTGGTTCCTGGGCACCCGGCGGGAGCTCCCCCCGGGCCTCCACCCCTGA
- a CDS encoding MBL fold metallo-hydrolase produces the protein MFFVDTIETEGLGNRCHLAGGAEHAVAVDPPRDVDRVLAAAAARGVRLTHVLETHLHDDHLTGGPGLARLTGAAYLVPAGAGASCPHVPVHDGDRVHVGAALTLRALATPGHTPHHTAYVLEESGTPVAAFTGGSLPIGPVGRPDLVEPRLTERLARDHYASAHRLAAELPDGTAVLPTHGFGGCSASARPGLAAGTAGPSTVGAEKSAGDAFAKDADTFVADLLAGLDDIPAHYARTAPRDAAGPAPDDLAPPAAVAASLLDAAGREVALLDDAFDAAAGAGLPVARPACARVSVRQAHARTGPRGGAVLLDVREEDEWRAGHAPGAVHLPLSVLLAADGVPEAVRDREAVVVCRSGQRSQKGARALAERGARAVDVEGGMRAWARAGHPVVDEHGNRGTIA, from the coding sequence GTGTTCTTCGTCGACACCATCGAGACCGAAGGGCTCGGCAACCGCTGCCACCTCGCGGGAGGCGCGGAGCACGCCGTCGCCGTCGACCCGCCCCGCGACGTGGACCGCGTCCTCGCCGCGGCGGCCGCCCGCGGCGTCCGCCTCACCCATGTGCTCGAGACCCACCTCCACGACGACCACCTCACCGGCGGCCCCGGCCTCGCCCGCCTCACCGGCGCCGCCTACCTCGTCCCCGCGGGCGCGGGCGCCTCCTGCCCGCACGTGCCCGTCCACGACGGCGACCGCGTCCACGTCGGGGCCGCGCTCACCCTGCGCGCCCTCGCCACACCCGGCCACACCCCGCACCACACCGCATACGTCCTGGAGGAGTCCGGCACGCCCGTCGCCGCGTTCACCGGCGGCTCCCTCCCCATCGGCCCGGTCGGCCGCCCCGACCTGGTCGAACCCCGGCTCACCGAACGACTCGCCCGCGACCATTACGCCTCCGCCCACCGCCTCGCCGCCGAACTGCCCGACGGCACGGCGGTCCTGCCCACCCACGGCTTCGGCGGTTGCAGCGCCTCCGCCCGCCCCGGCCTCGCCGCGGGCACCGCCGGGCCCTCGACCGTCGGCGCCGAGAAGTCCGCCGGCGACGCCTTCGCCAAGGACGCCGACACCTTCGTCGCCGACCTCCTCGCCGGGCTCGACGACATCCCCGCCCACTACGCCCGCACGGCGCCCCGCGACGCCGCCGGACCGGCCCCCGACGACCTGGCCCCGCCCGCCGCCGTCGCCGCGTCCCTGCTCGACGCCGCCGGGCGGGAGGTCGCCCTCCTCGACGACGCCTTCGACGCGGCGGCCGGGGCCGGCCTGCCCGTCGCGCGCCCCGCCTGCGCGCGCGTGTCGGTTCGCCAGGCCCACGCCCGGACGGGCCCGCGGGGCGGGGCGGTCCTCCTCGACGTACGGGAGGAGGACGAGTGGCGGGCCGGCCACGCGCCCGGCGCCGTGCACCTGCCGCTCTCCGTGCTGCTCGCCGCCGACGGGGTGCCCGAGGCCGTGCGGGACCGGGAGGCGGTGGTGGTCTGCCGATCCGGGCAGCGCTCCCAGAAGGGCGCGCGGGCCCTGGCCGAGCGCGGGGCGCGCGCCGTGGACGTCGAGGGCGGCATGCGCGCCTGGGCGCGCGCCGGCCACCCGGTCGTCGACGAGCACGGGAACCGCGGCACGATCGCGTGA
- a CDS encoding cytochrome P450 translates to MDLHSVPRAPGALPLLGHAWQLWRDPLGFLESLRRTGELVRVDLGTLPTYVATTPELVHEVTVRQARSFEKGRLFDRVRPLVGTGLATATGDVHRRHRRLIQPIFHPERIAGYAELMCARAAALSDSWTAGQRIAVEDAMAEYAIETLAATMFSADIGRPAVEAVRRELPVILKNMLIRAASPKLLDRLPVPANRDFDTAAANLRRVIDEVITSTRDAGRTGRPDLLTVLLDARDADTGEAFTDTEVRDELVTMLFAGSETTASTLSWALYELARHPEVEKQVVAELDEVLGDRPLAVEDLCRLGGIRRVLDEAIRLYGVTLLMRRTLVPVELGGHRLPAGTEVAFSLYAMHRDPAVFERPDAFDPDRWLPERAAQISRHSYIPFGAGSRKCIGDTFAWTEATIALATILRRWRLRPAPGHTPKAAASAMAHPDHVPMIVTPRER, encoded by the coding sequence ATCGACCTCCACTCGGTTCCCCGCGCGCCCGGAGCGCTGCCCCTCCTCGGCCACGCCTGGCAGCTCTGGCGCGACCCGCTCGGCTTCCTCGAGTCCCTCCGCCGGACCGGGGAGCTCGTCCGGGTCGACCTCGGGACGCTCCCCACGTACGTGGCCACCACGCCCGAGCTCGTCCACGAGGTGACCGTCCGGCAGGCCCGCAGCTTCGAGAAGGGCCGCCTCTTCGACCGGGTGCGCCCCCTGGTGGGCACCGGGCTCGCCACCGCGACCGGCGACGTCCACCGCCGCCACCGCCGCCTGATCCAGCCGATCTTCCACCCCGAGCGGATCGCCGGGTACGCCGAGCTCATGTGCGCCCGCGCCGCCGCCCTCAGCGACTCCTGGACGGCGGGGCAGCGCATCGCCGTCGAGGACGCCATGGCCGAGTACGCCATCGAGACGCTGGCGGCGACCATGTTCTCGGCGGACATCGGCCGCCCGGCCGTGGAGGCCGTCCGCCGGGAACTCCCCGTCATCCTCAAGAACATGCTGATACGGGCCGCGTCCCCGAAGCTCCTCGACCGGCTGCCCGTACCGGCCAACCGCGACTTCGACACGGCGGCGGCCAACCTCCGCCGGGTGATCGACGAGGTCATCACCAGCACCCGCGACGCCGGCCGCACTGGCCGCCCGGACCTCCTCACCGTCCTCCTGGACGCGCGGGACGCCGACACCGGCGAGGCGTTCACCGACACCGAGGTGCGCGACGAGCTCGTCACGATGCTCTTCGCCGGCTCGGAGACCACCGCGTCCACCCTGTCCTGGGCCCTCTACGAGCTGGCCCGCCACCCCGAGGTGGAGAAGCAGGTCGTCGCGGAGCTGGACGAGGTGCTCGGCGACAGGCCGCTGGCCGTCGAGGACCTGTGCCGGCTCGGCGGCATCCGCCGCGTGCTCGACGAGGCCATCCGCCTCTACGGGGTGACGCTGCTGATGCGCCGCACCCTCGTCCCCGTCGAGCTGGGCGGCCACCGCCTTCCGGCCGGCACGGAGGTCGCCTTCAGCCTGTACGCGATGCACCGGGACCCCGCCGTCTTCGAGCGGCCCGACGCGTTCGACCCCGACCGCTGGCTGCCCGAGCGGGCCGCGCAGATCAGCCGGCACTCCTACATCCCCTTCGGCGCGGGCAGCCGCAAGTGCATCGGCGACACCTTCGCCTGGACCGAGGCCACGATCGCCCTCGCCACGATCCTGCGCCGCTGGCGGCTGCGCCCCGCTCCGGGCCACACCCCGAAGGCCGCCGCCTCCGCGATGGCCCACCCGGACCACGTACCCATGATCGTCACACCGCGCGAGCGGTAG
- a CDS encoding selina-4(15),7(11)-diene synthase, which yields MGSGLAVPPIFSPIPPAIHPCHTDADVQTAAWAETFRIGSDELRGRLVAQTIGTFSARILPEGREEVVSLLADFILWLFGVDDGHCEEGELGHRPGDLAGELHRLLRVAQNPEAPVLLDDPLAAGLRDLRLRVDRYGTAGQAARWVDALREYFFSVVWEASHRRDGTVPDLNDYTLMRLYDGATSVVLPMLEMGYGFELQPHERDATAVRAATEMASFIITWDNDILSHHKESRATGYYLNALRVLEEHDGLSPEKALETAISQRDRVMTLYMRLTGHLSEHGSPQLRQYLRSLGHFIRGAQDWGITSVRYTTPEDPADIPSFFRDTPVDAGHEPLGIPVVSWWWDLLPRSSRAGGAAGAAPQPA from the coding sequence GTGGGTTCAGGGCTGGCAGTACCGCCGATCTTCTCCCCCATCCCACCGGCGATCCACCCGTGTCACACGGACGCGGACGTGCAGACCGCCGCGTGGGCGGAGACGTTCCGCATAGGCTCCGACGAGCTGCGCGGCCGGCTCGTCGCCCAGACCATCGGAACGTTCTCCGCCCGCATCCTCCCCGAGGGCCGGGAGGAAGTGGTCTCCCTCCTCGCCGACTTCATCCTGTGGCTCTTCGGCGTCGACGACGGCCACTGCGAGGAGGGCGAACTGGGCCACCGCCCCGGCGATCTCGCGGGCGAGCTCCACCGCCTGCTGCGCGTGGCGCAGAACCCCGAGGCCCCCGTCCTCCTCGACGACCCGCTCGCCGCCGGGCTGCGCGACCTGAGACTCCGCGTCGACCGCTACGGCACGGCCGGCCAGGCCGCCCGCTGGGTGGACGCGCTGCGCGAGTACTTCTTCTCCGTCGTCTGGGAGGCGTCCCACCGCCGCGACGGCACCGTCCCGGACCTCAACGACTACACGCTGATGCGGCTCTACGACGGCGCCACCTCCGTCGTCCTGCCCATGCTGGAGATGGGCTACGGCTTCGAACTCCAGCCCCACGAGCGCGACGCCACCGCCGTGCGCGCCGCCACCGAGATGGCGTCCTTCATCATCACCTGGGACAACGACATCCTGTCCCACCACAAGGAGAGCAGGGCGACCGGCTACTACCTCAACGCGCTGCGCGTCCTGGAGGAGCACGACGGGCTCAGCCCCGAGAAGGCCCTGGAGACCGCCATCTCGCAGCGCGACCGGGTCATGACCCTCTACATGCGGCTCACCGGCCACCTGTCCGAGCACGGCAGCCCCCAGCTGCGGCAGTACCTGCGCAGCCTGGGCCACTTCATCCGCGGAGCCCAGGACTGGGGCATCACCTCCGTGCGGTACACGACGCCCGAGGACCCGGCGGACATCCCGTCCTTCTTCCGCGACACGCCCGTGGACGCCGGCCACGAGCCGCTCGGCATACCGGTCGTGTCGTGGTGGTGGGACCTGCTGCCCCGCAGCTCCCGAGCGGGCGGTGCCGCCGGTGCCGCACCGCAGCCCGCCTGA
- a CDS encoding cytochrome P450: protein MTAPHPETASGLTPPPGCPAHAHGGAAGIGATGLRRIYGPEAERDPRALYEALRREHGPVAPVLLHGDLPAWMVLGHRENLEVMRSPSRFSRDSRIWRMFREGRVSADSPLRPMVDWQPVCVFADGQEHERLRAAVTDSLEQFDRRGIRRYVIRYTDQLVDSFADRGHADLIAEFAEKLPMLVMTQLLGMPEEYGPRLTDAALDLMKGSETALTSNEFVVRTLRALTDRKKTVPGHDLATRLIAHEAELTDDEILEHLRLVLVAANETTVNLIANTLRMVLTDRRFRANLTGGHMTLPDALEQVLWDEPPLSVIPGRWATGDTVLGGQQIRAGDMLLLGLAAGNTDPEIRPDLTKPLHGNRAHLSFSSGPHECPGQDIGRAIADTGIDTLLARLPDLRLAVADTELSVRAAWLSGRLEALPVSFTPPVRVGAPAARPPRDFASTAPGPLPDPAPTAPAEPGHNAAAGQSGGAWWKSLFR, encoded by the coding sequence ATGACCGCCCCCCACCCCGAGACCGCCTCCGGCCTCACCCCGCCCCCCGGCTGCCCCGCCCACGCCCACGGCGGCGCCGCCGGCATCGGCGCCACGGGGCTGCGCCGCATCTACGGCCCCGAGGCCGAACGCGACCCGAGGGCCCTGTACGAGGCGCTGCGCCGCGAGCACGGTCCCGTCGCCCCCGTCCTCCTCCACGGCGACCTGCCGGCCTGGATGGTCCTCGGCCACCGGGAGAACCTGGAGGTCATGCGCTCGCCGTCGCGGTTCTCCCGCGACTCCCGCATCTGGCGGATGTTCCGCGAGGGGCGCGTCTCCGCCGACTCTCCGCTGCGGCCGATGGTCGACTGGCAGCCGGTCTGCGTGTTCGCCGACGGCCAGGAGCACGAGCGGCTGCGCGCGGCGGTCACCGACAGCCTGGAGCAGTTCGACCGCCGGGGCATCCGCCGCTACGTGATCCGCTACACCGACCAGCTGGTGGACTCCTTCGCCGACCGCGGCCACGCGGACCTCATCGCCGAGTTCGCCGAGAAGCTGCCGATGCTCGTCATGACCCAGCTGCTGGGCATGCCGGAGGAGTACGGCCCCCGGCTGACCGACGCCGCCCTCGACCTGATGAAGGGCAGCGAGACCGCCCTGACGAGCAACGAGTTCGTCGTGCGCACGCTGCGCGCCCTGACGGACCGGAAGAAGACCGTGCCGGGCCACGACCTGGCCACCCGCCTCATCGCCCACGAGGCCGAGCTCACCGACGACGAGATCCTGGAGCACCTGCGCCTGGTCCTCGTCGCCGCCAACGAGACCACGGTCAACCTGATCGCCAACACCCTGCGCATGGTGCTGACCGACCGCCGCTTCCGCGCCAACCTGACCGGCGGCCACATGACGCTCCCGGACGCCCTGGAGCAGGTGCTGTGGGACGAGCCCCCGCTCTCCGTCATCCCCGGCCGCTGGGCGACCGGGGACACGGTGCTCGGCGGGCAGCAGATCCGCGCGGGCGACATGCTCCTGCTGGGCCTCGCGGCCGGCAACACCGACCCGGAGATCCGGCCCGACCTGACCAAGCCGCTGCACGGCAACCGCGCCCATCTCTCCTTCAGCAGCGGCCCGCACGAGTGCCCCGGCCAGGACATCGGCCGCGCCATCGCCGACACCGGCATCGACACCCTGCTGGCCCGGCTGCCCGACCTGCGCCTCGCCGTGGCGGACACCGAGCTCAGCGTGCGGGCCGCCTGGCTGTCGGGGCGCCTGGAGGCGCTTCCGGTCTCGTTCACGCCGCCGGTGAGGGTGGGCGCCCCGGCGGCGCGGCCGCCGCGGGACTTCGCCTCCACCGCGCCGGGACCGCTGCCGGACCCGGCGCCCACGGCGCCCGCCGAGCCGGGACACAACGCCGCCGCAGGTCAGAGCGGTGGAGCGTGGTGGAAGTCACTGTTCCGTTAG